One stretch of Sinomonas terrae DNA includes these proteins:
- a CDS encoding 2-keto-4-pentenoate hydratase yields the protein MNQLPNTAVPALERLADTLHDAQASGLPVVAPGFELSLDDAYGVQARLLDLRESQGERRTGRKLGFTSEAKMAQMGVSELIVGFLTDAMALEDGGSLDLGPLIHPRVEPEVAFRLGADVPAGSGAQALEAAIDAVAPALEVIDSRYRAFKFNLAQVVADNTSASRYVIGPWSPIEGDLSGLPVALAFDGEAVAEGTTTDILGGPLNTLPRLASIAAEREYDLPAGSIILAGAATAAVPLTPGTAVRATVSGLGSVGFQVNPAPAPEGGLHG from the coding sequence GTGAACCAGCTGCCGAACACCGCCGTCCCTGCGCTGGAGCGCCTAGCGGACACCCTGCACGATGCTCAGGCCTCCGGCCTACCCGTCGTCGCGCCCGGGTTCGAGCTCTCGCTGGACGACGCCTACGGCGTCCAGGCCCGGCTCCTGGACCTGCGCGAGTCTCAAGGCGAGCGACGGACAGGGCGCAAGCTCGGCTTCACGAGCGAGGCGAAGATGGCCCAGATGGGGGTCTCCGAGCTCATCGTGGGGTTCCTCACCGATGCCATGGCCCTCGAAGACGGGGGCAGCCTCGACCTCGGCCCGCTCATCCACCCGCGAGTAGAGCCCGAAGTCGCGTTCCGCCTCGGCGCTGACGTGCCGGCCGGTTCCGGCGCACAGGCGCTCGAAGCAGCGATCGACGCCGTCGCTCCTGCCCTGGAGGTCATCGACTCCCGGTATCGGGCGTTCAAGTTCAACCTCGCCCAAGTCGTCGCCGACAACACGTCCGCGTCCCGCTACGTCATCGGGCCCTGGTCTCCAATCGAGGGCGACCTCTCGGGGCTTCCCGTGGCACTTGCCTTCGACGGCGAAGCGGTTGCAGAAGGCACGACGACGGACATCCTCGGCGGCCCCCTGAACACACTGCCGCGCCTGGCATCCATCGCAGCCGAACGCGAGTACGACCTGCCAGCGGGGAGCATCATCCTCGCTGGTGCCGCGACAGCAGCCGTACCGCTCACCCCCGGGACCGCGGTCCGTGCAACTGTGAGCGGGCTCGGCTCGGTCGGCTTCCAGGTCAACCCCGCCCCCGCGCCTGAAGGAGGCCTCCATGGCTGA
- a CDS encoding IclR family transcriptional regulator, with protein sequence MEPDPKAVESPKAVLARARAILGAFDAHTPSLGLNELTRRSGLPKATTHRLATSLVECGLLDREGRRYRLGRWLFELGQRAPAHRSLRLASAPFLEDLSRATGETALLTLPGQDEILFGEKYVGARGRGQIATMVEGRVPLNCSASGKIALAFGDPANAERFVNGELTKSTPFTMTAPDQLRAEIERVHELGYAVERQELVVGSGAVAAPVFRNSQLVACLTVVAPISRLDIARFAPAVLLAGRALSRALGGGPAQVVR encoded by the coding sequence GTGGAACCCGACCCCAAGGCCGTGGAGAGCCCGAAGGCGGTCTTGGCCAGGGCGCGAGCCATCCTCGGCGCCTTCGACGCACACACCCCCAGCCTTGGCCTGAACGAACTCACGAGGCGCAGCGGACTGCCCAAGGCAACGACCCACCGTTTGGCAACGAGCTTGGTCGAGTGCGGACTGCTGGACCGGGAGGGGCGCCGCTACCGGTTGGGGCGGTGGCTGTTCGAACTCGGCCAGCGCGCGCCGGCCCATAGATCGTTGCGTCTCGCCTCCGCGCCCTTCCTCGAGGACCTCTCCCGGGCCACAGGGGAGACCGCACTGCTCACGTTGCCTGGCCAGGACGAAATTCTCTTCGGTGAGAAGTACGTCGGCGCGCGCGGGCGCGGACAGATCGCAACCATGGTCGAGGGGCGTGTTCCCCTCAATTGCAGCGCTTCTGGGAAGATCGCGCTCGCTTTCGGCGATCCGGCAAACGCCGAGCGCTTCGTCAACGGGGAGCTCACCAAGAGCACTCCCTTCACGATGACGGCTCCTGATCAGCTCCGCGCAGAGATCGAGCGTGTGCACGAGCTGGGCTACGCCGTCGAACGCCAGGAACTGGTTGTCGGCTCTGGGGCCGTTGCGGCTCCCGTGTTCAGGAACAGCCAGCTTGTAGCGTGCCTCACTGTCGTTGCTCCGATCAGCCGGCTCGACATCGCTCGGTTCGCGCCCGCCGTGCTGCTGGCCGGGAGGGCCCTCTCCCGCGCCCTCGGCGGAGGGCCCGCACAAGTGGTCCGCTGA
- a CDS encoding 2-keto-4-pentenoate hydratase, which produces MIQQIETAHRTALRQLAEELLEASQLRRAIAPLRSRLASMNLQDAYDIQTLQLQEHLTEGRVLAGRKVGLTSLAMQQQLGVDQPDFGFFFEDMVHGDGAQVPAADFISPKVEPEFGFVLGRTLMGPKVTREQAAAAVEAVYPAIEIIDSRIADWDIKLVDTVADNASCGAIAVGPAPLPVTLEDLAGTECTLRIDGRPRGTGTGAAVMGDPIAPLVWLADVLGEQGVALEAGQLILPGSFTAAQPVVAGESATADFGPLGSLTIHFV; this is translated from the coding sequence GTGATCCAGCAGATCGAGACCGCACACCGCACAGCCCTCCGCCAACTGGCCGAGGAGCTCCTCGAGGCGTCCCAGCTCCGCCGCGCAATCGCCCCGCTGCGCAGCCGGCTCGCCTCAATGAACCTCCAGGACGCCTACGACATCCAGACCCTCCAACTCCAGGAGCACCTCACTGAGGGACGAGTCCTTGCTGGACGCAAGGTCGGCCTGACCTCGCTGGCCATGCAGCAACAGCTCGGAGTGGACCAGCCCGACTTCGGCTTCTTCTTCGAAGACATGGTTCACGGGGACGGGGCACAAGTCCCAGCAGCAGACTTCATCTCCCCCAAGGTCGAGCCAGAGTTCGGGTTCGTCCTCGGGCGTACCCTCATGGGCCCCAAGGTGACCCGCGAGCAGGCCGCCGCCGCGGTCGAGGCGGTGTATCCCGCGATCGAGATCATCGACTCTCGGATCGCCGACTGGGACATCAAACTCGTCGACACCGTCGCCGACAACGCCTCCTGCGGTGCCATCGCGGTCGGGCCAGCCCCGCTTCCCGTCACCCTCGAAGACCTCGCAGGGACTGAATGCACCCTGCGGATCGACGGTCGGCCACGCGGCACCGGGACGGGAGCGGCGGTGATGGGCGACCCCATCGCGCCGCTCGTGTGGCTTGCCGACGTCCTTGGGGAGCAGGGTGTGGCCCTCGAAGCAGGGCAGCTCATCCTCCCGGGCTCCTTCACCGCCGCCCAACCCGTCGTCGCAGGGGAATCGGCGACGGCTGATTTCGGCCCGCTCGGCTCGCTCACCATCCACTTCGTCTAG
- a CDS encoding 3-hydroxyanthranilate 3,4-dioxygenase, whose product MTELKEPKVTEIFPTHLFSQWIADNESNLRPPVNNKAMWTGSKDFIVQVVGGPNQRTDFHVDPYEEWFYQVKGNMHVNVMTDEGPQRIDIREGEMWLLQGNLPHSPQRPEAGSIGIVIERIREEGTLEKFQWYCLECSHKIHEVELQVRDIVEDLPPVFEQFYNSDDAARTCPNCGAVHPGRG is encoded by the coding sequence ATGACCGAGTTGAAGGAGCCGAAAGTGACCGAGATCTTCCCCACCCACCTCTTCTCGCAGTGGATCGCGGACAACGAGTCGAACCTGCGGCCGCCGGTGAACAACAAGGCCATGTGGACTGGCTCGAAGGACTTCATCGTCCAAGTGGTCGGTGGCCCTAACCAGCGCACCGACTTCCACGTGGACCCTTACGAGGAGTGGTTCTACCAGGTCAAGGGCAACATGCACGTCAATGTCATGACCGACGAGGGCCCCCAGCGCATCGACATCCGCGAGGGCGAGATGTGGCTCCTCCAGGGCAACCTCCCGCATTCTCCTCAACGGCCGGAGGCCGGCTCCATCGGCATCGTCATCGAGCGCATTCGCGAGGAGGGCACCCTGGAGAAGTTCCAGTGGTACTGCCTCGAGTGCTCGCACAAGATCCATGAGGTCGAGCTCCAGGTCCGCGACATCGTCGAGGACCTCCCCCCGGTGTTCGAACAGTTCTACAACAGCGACGACGCCGCCCGCACGTGCCCCAACTGCGGCGCCGTCCACCCCGGGCGGGGCTAA
- a CDS encoding MFS transporter translates to MSRATKNTPHNVGTGIKRYVMASLAGNALEWYDFFLYATAAAVVFGKLFFPAGTDPLVGTLAAFAGFAVGFAARPLGGIIFGHMGDRIGRKPALVLTISIMGVATFLMGVLPTYAQVGILAPVLLIVLRILQGVAAGGEWSGGVLLISENSSDKRRGFFSAFSQGGINLGFVLASGAFFLVQGLPHDQFLAWGWRLPFLFSFVLFGVGIYVRFRLPETNEFEEVKDDDARPRVPVLAALRSHPKEILVTMGLRVAENAGSYLIASFSLVYGAHIGIDTGLLLLGVAASQLFEFGTMLFFGHLSDRIGRRKVYTLGAAALAVMAFPFFALLDTHTPGLIILAYFIGNGICHGAMIGVQPSFFHELFTPEIRYSGMSVGHELAAVFAGGLAPLIATALLITYNSSVPISVYMLILAAITLTALAFSTKVGRRVPASGVVEQTEVSI, encoded by the coding sequence ATGTCCAGAGCCACAAAGAACACTCCCCACAATGTGGGGACAGGCATCAAGCGCTATGTGATGGCCTCGCTCGCCGGCAATGCGTTGGAATGGTATGACTTCTTTCTTTACGCGACGGCGGCTGCGGTTGTCTTCGGGAAGCTGTTCTTCCCGGCGGGCACTGACCCGTTGGTGGGCACGCTCGCGGCGTTCGCGGGGTTCGCGGTCGGCTTCGCTGCGCGGCCGTTGGGCGGGATCATCTTCGGGCACATGGGAGACCGGATCGGCCGGAAGCCAGCCCTCGTGCTCACCATCTCGATCATGGGTGTTGCCACGTTCCTGATGGGCGTGCTGCCCACTTATGCGCAGGTGGGGATCCTCGCTCCGGTCCTGCTCATCGTTCTTCGCATCCTGCAGGGCGTAGCGGCCGGGGGCGAATGGAGCGGGGGAGTCCTGCTCATCAGCGAGAACTCCTCCGACAAGCGCCGTGGGTTCTTCTCGGCTTTCAGCCAGGGGGGCATCAACCTCGGCTTCGTCCTGGCTTCAGGGGCGTTCTTCCTCGTCCAGGGCCTGCCGCATGACCAGTTCCTGGCGTGGGGGTGGCGGCTGCCGTTCCTGTTCAGCTTCGTCCTGTTCGGGGTCGGCATCTACGTCCGGTTCCGCCTGCCGGAGACGAACGAGTTCGAGGAAGTGAAGGACGACGACGCGCGACCGCGCGTGCCGGTGCTGGCGGCCCTGAGGAGCCATCCCAAGGAGATCCTGGTGACGATGGGCCTGCGGGTGGCCGAGAACGCCGGCTCGTATCTGATCGCCTCGTTCTCCCTCGTGTACGGGGCCCATATCGGCATCGACACTGGCCTGCTGCTCCTGGGGGTCGCGGCGAGCCAGCTGTTCGAGTTCGGAACGATGCTGTTCTTCGGCCACCTCTCCGACAGGATCGGCAGGCGAAAGGTCTACACTCTCGGAGCCGCGGCGCTTGCCGTCATGGCGTTCCCGTTCTTCGCGCTCCTGGACACCCATACCCCTGGCTTGATCATCCTTGCGTACTTCATCGGGAACGGGATCTGCCACGGTGCGATGATCGGCGTTCAACCGTCCTTCTTCCACGAGCTCTTCACGCCCGAGATCAGGTACTCGGGGATGTCGGTCGGACACGAACTGGCTGCCGTCTTCGCGGGAGGGCTGGCTCCGCTCATCGCCACCGCTCTTCTCATCACCTACAACAGTTCCGTCCCCATCTCCGTCTACATGCTCATCCTCGCGGCCATCACCCTGACGGCCCTGGCCTTCTCCACAAAGGTCGGTCGTCGTGTCCCCGCCAGTGGTGTTGTGGAGCAAACTGAAGTCAGTATTTGA
- a CDS encoding LysR substrate-binding domain-containing protein, translated as MDEVNLLDGRLKVRHLVLALAVVEHGGFAKAARSLHVTQPVVTRGIKELEEILGLELFERGPKGIVTNEFAEVFLEHARAIVGHLRQMGRQAGEASSGMVGTVTVASHLAGSNVLLPTAIILLKKDYPKINVIVRNGTPERLAAELASGQIDLMVGRQGQLQTEIRVEQVELYEEPFRIVARPGHPVFGGPEPGLPELLEYPWILPVAETSLRSELTELFRRSAGRVPAEQIECGLQTTVRAIVRATDHLAVMPETIAQVDPELAVVPTVLQGVSQKVVATIPADFPLSLNAKAMLQCLRRATLEVSQG; from the coding sequence ATGGACGAAGTGAACCTGCTGGATGGGCGGCTCAAAGTCCGGCACCTCGTGCTAGCCCTTGCAGTTGTTGAGCATGGGGGATTCGCCAAGGCCGCGCGGAGTCTGCACGTCACCCAGCCGGTCGTTACGCGGGGGATCAAGGAACTCGAAGAGATCCTCGGCCTAGAGCTGTTCGAGCGGGGCCCAAAAGGCATTGTGACCAACGAGTTCGCGGAGGTGTTCCTCGAACACGCGCGCGCGATCGTCGGGCACCTACGCCAGATGGGCCGGCAGGCCGGCGAAGCGTCGTCCGGAATGGTCGGGACGGTCACCGTCGCCTCCCACCTGGCGGGCTCCAACGTGCTCCTGCCGACGGCGATCATCCTGCTCAAGAAGGACTATCCGAAGATCAACGTCATTGTCAGAAATGGAACGCCGGAACGGCTCGCAGCCGAGCTGGCTTCGGGCCAAATCGATCTGATGGTTGGCCGACAGGGGCAGCTGCAAACGGAAATCCGAGTGGAGCAGGTGGAACTCTACGAGGAACCCTTCCGCATCGTGGCCCGGCCCGGCCATCCCGTATTCGGCGGCCCCGAGCCCGGGCTTCCTGAGCTGCTCGAGTACCCCTGGATCCTCCCTGTGGCCGAGACCTCCCTGCGGTCCGAGCTCACCGAACTCTTCCGGCGGAGCGCAGGAAGGGTGCCGGCCGAGCAGATCGAGTGTGGGCTCCAGACGACGGTCCGCGCAATCGTGAGGGCAACCGACCATCTCGCAGTGATGCCCGAGACGATCGCGCAAGTCGACCCGGAGTTGGCAGTGGTCCCGACGGTCCTGCAGGGCGTGAGCCAAAAGGTGGTCGCCACGATCCCAGCCGACTTCCCACTGTCCCTTAATGCCAAGGCGATGTTGCAGTGTCTGAGGAGGGCCACGCTCGAAGTTTCTCAAGGGTGA
- a CDS encoding 2-hydroxymuconic semialdehyde dehydrogenase, translated as MSTDTIRNFIGGEYVEGGMPFENVNPVDGSVVSKVLEADKSLVEEAVAAARRALEGPWGLYTAVQRAEVMRRIAARIEERAGDLLAAEIADTGKPLALARDLDVSRASQNFRAFADQIASAGTESFLTEFPDGRRALNYALRKPLGVVAVIVPWNLPLLLLTWKVAPAIACGNTVVVKPSEETPSSAALLGEIMAEAGLPDGVYNVVQGFGPGSAGEFLTTAEGIDGITFTGESGTGSAIMRAAAPWVRPVSFELGGKNAALVFADADLEKAIAGLTRSIFTNSGQVCLCTERVYIQRPIFDEVVAGLAEQAKALRMGNPYDEATTTGPLISQKHRSKVFSYFAKAEAEGGLAVVGGGVPQMPAGLEGGSWIEPTLWTGLSHDSTPMREEIFGPVAGLVPFDTEEEAVRLANDTPYGLAASVWTGDLERGHRVGGRMRAGISWVNTWYTRDLRSPFGGVGLSGIGREGGLNSFHFYTEPTNVCVALSNEEVL; from the coding sequence ATGAGCACCGACACAATCCGCAATTTCATTGGGGGTGAATACGTCGAAGGTGGAATGCCGTTCGAGAACGTGAACCCCGTTGACGGTTCGGTCGTCTCGAAGGTCCTCGAGGCAGACAAAAGCCTCGTGGAAGAGGCCGTTGCGGCCGCACGGAGGGCACTCGAAGGTCCCTGGGGACTCTACACAGCCGTCCAGCGAGCCGAGGTCATGCGTCGGATCGCCGCGCGCATCGAAGAAAGGGCCGGGGATCTCCTAGCGGCCGAGATCGCGGACACGGGCAAACCCCTGGCGTTGGCCCGGGACCTCGACGTTTCCCGGGCATCGCAGAACTTCCGTGCCTTCGCCGACCAGATAGCCTCGGCTGGCACGGAATCATTCCTCACGGAGTTCCCCGACGGGCGGCGGGCCCTGAACTACGCGCTCCGCAAGCCGCTCGGCGTCGTCGCGGTGATCGTGCCGTGGAACCTGCCGCTCCTGCTTCTGACCTGGAAGGTCGCCCCGGCAATCGCCTGCGGGAACACTGTAGTCGTCAAGCCCTCGGAGGAGACTCCCTCCTCGGCGGCACTCCTCGGCGAGATCATGGCGGAGGCAGGCCTGCCGGACGGCGTGTACAACGTTGTCCAGGGCTTTGGGCCGGGCTCGGCAGGGGAATTCCTGACGACGGCCGAGGGCATCGACGGGATCACCTTCACGGGCGAGTCCGGCACAGGCTCAGCGATCATGCGCGCCGCGGCGCCCTGGGTCCGGCCTGTGTCCTTCGAACTGGGCGGCAAGAACGCAGCCCTCGTCTTCGCCGACGCGGACCTCGAGAAGGCGATCGCCGGATTGACCCGCTCCATCTTCACCAACAGTGGGCAGGTGTGCCTGTGCACAGAACGGGTCTACATCCAACGGCCCATCTTCGATGAGGTCGTCGCCGGCCTCGCAGAACAGGCCAAGGCCTTGCGCATGGGAAACCCGTACGACGAGGCGACCACGACCGGGCCGCTGATCTCCCAGAAGCACCGCTCGAAGGTCTTCTCCTACTTCGCCAAGGCCGAAGCCGAGGGCGGGCTGGCCGTCGTCGGGGGCGGGGTACCCCAGATGCCAGCCGGCTTGGAGGGCGGCTCCTGGATCGAGCCGACGCTGTGGACTGGACTCTCCCACGACAGCACGCCGATGCGGGAGGAGATCTTCGGACCCGTGGCAGGCCTTGTCCCCTTCGACACCGAGGAGGAGGCCGTTCGCCTAGCCAACGACACTCCCTACGGACTTGCCGCATCCGTGTGGACCGGGGACCTCGAGCGCGGCCACCGGGTGGGAGGCCGAATGCGAGCCGGGATCTCTTGGGTCAACACCTGGTACACGAGGGATCTCAGGTCCCCGTTCGGCGGCGTTGGCCTCTCCGGCATCGGCCGGGAGGGCGGTTTGAACTCCTTTCACTTCTACACCGAGCCAACCAATGTCTGCGTTGCCCTTTCGAACGAGGAGGTGCTGTGA
- a CDS encoding acetaldehyde dehydrogenase (acetylating) has translation MRKKTAAIIGSGNIGTDLMFKIMRRSKNLEVRYMIGIDPDSDGLARAKRLGVTVSAEGVDWLLEQEDRPDFVFECTSAKAHAANAPKYREAGIHAIDLTPAAVGPYVAPVVNLDSVEDVLNVNMITCAGQATTPIVAAVSSMVPVDYAEIVASIASKSAGPGTRANVDEFTETTAKALEVLGGAKRGKAIIIINPVEPPMIMRNTIYCAIPPEAAEPGETQDAIRAAIEAAVAKIKDYVPGYDLRAEPQFDSAREDWGGNGRVGVWVQVRGAADYLPEYAGNLDIITAAATRTADLLAEKIDSSQLAAAGTEK, from the coding sequence ATGCGCAAGAAGACCGCCGCGATCATCGGCTCCGGCAATATCGGCACAGATCTGATGTTCAAGATCATGCGCCGATCGAAGAACCTCGAGGTCAGGTACATGATCGGCATCGACCCTGATTCGGATGGCCTCGCCCGCGCGAAGCGCCTCGGCGTCACGGTCTCGGCCGAGGGCGTCGACTGGCTCCTTGAACAGGAGGACAGGCCCGACTTCGTGTTCGAGTGCACCTCGGCCAAGGCCCACGCCGCCAACGCACCCAAGTACCGCGAGGCTGGAATCCACGCGATCGACCTGACCCCGGCCGCCGTCGGTCCGTATGTCGCCCCGGTCGTGAACCTCGACTCGGTGGAGGACGTCCTGAACGTCAACATGATCACCTGTGCCGGCCAGGCAACGACCCCGATCGTCGCCGCCGTCTCCTCCATGGTCCCGGTGGACTACGCGGAGATCGTCGCCTCCATCGCATCCAAGTCAGCAGGCCCGGGCACCCGAGCCAACGTCGACGAGTTCACCGAGACCACGGCGAAGGCCCTTGAGGTCCTCGGCGGCGCGAAGCGCGGCAAAGCGATCATCATCATCAACCCGGTCGAGCCCCCCATGATCATGCGCAACACGATCTACTGCGCGATCCCCCCAGAGGCGGCCGAACCGGGCGAGACCCAGGATGCGATCCGAGCCGCGATCGAGGCGGCCGTGGCAAAGATCAAGGACTACGTCCCAGGGTACGACCTCCGCGCAGAGCCGCAGTTCGACTCCGCCCGCGAGGACTGGGGCGGCAACGGCAGGGTCGGGGTCTGGGTCCAGGTGCGCGGGGCCGCGGACTATCTCCCCGAGTACGCGGGGAACCTCGACATCATCACCGCCGCCGCCACCCGCACAGCAGACCTGCTCGCCGAGAAGATCGACAGC
- a CDS encoding amidohydrolase family protein, with protein MAFDDANAPSPAVDIHTHYIPKGWPALEEVTGHPGPWPTLRVDGEREAMVMLGEKEFRPITDDAWAAEVRLEQMDLDGVDVQVLSPTPVFFSYSRDVATAARVSAIFNDLALEIASQGEGRLIPFCQVPLQDTDAAIAELDRSISNGHRGVEIGNHVGDVDLDDEGVVAFLQHCAERNVPVFVHPWDMASSPRLDRWMAQWLVGMPAETHLSILAMVLGGAFDRLPESLRLCFAHGGGSFAHWIGRMDNAWHRRPDLIATSAMPPSHYVGRFSVDSVVFAEPSLRLLVDALGHENIMLGTDFPYPLGESPAGSLIRSASFLSQNQREAMLGGNALRFLGLVPQALPSSRQKVAL; from the coding sequence GTGGCGTTCGACGACGCCAATGCCCCCTCGCCGGCGGTGGACATCCACACCCACTACATCCCGAAGGGATGGCCTGCCCTCGAGGAGGTGACCGGTCACCCGGGGCCATGGCCCACCCTGAGGGTCGACGGTGAGCGCGAGGCCATGGTCATGCTCGGAGAGAAGGAATTCCGACCGATCACGGACGACGCCTGGGCCGCCGAAGTCCGGCTCGAGCAGATGGACCTCGACGGCGTTGATGTCCAGGTGCTCTCCCCGACTCCGGTGTTCTTCAGCTATTCCCGCGACGTTGCCACCGCGGCACGAGTGAGCGCGATCTTCAATGACCTCGCCCTCGAGATCGCCTCGCAGGGGGAAGGACGGCTGATTCCCTTCTGCCAGGTGCCCCTGCAGGACACCGATGCGGCCATCGCCGAGCTGGACCGCTCGATCTCCAATGGGCACCGAGGCGTCGAGATCGGCAACCACGTCGGCGATGTCGACCTCGACGATGAGGGCGTCGTCGCGTTCCTCCAGCATTGCGCCGAGCGGAACGTGCCGGTGTTCGTCCATCCGTGGGACATGGCATCATCGCCTCGGCTGGACCGCTGGATGGCCCAGTGGCTCGTCGGCATGCCAGCAGAGACGCACCTTTCCATCCTGGCGATGGTCCTCGGGGGCGCCTTCGACCGGTTGCCGGAGTCGCTGCGCCTCTGCTTCGCGCACGGCGGAGGCTCCTTCGCGCACTGGATCGGCCGTATGGACAACGCTTGGCACCGCCGTCCGGACCTCATTGCCACCTCGGCCATGCCGCCGTCCCACTACGTGGGCCGCTTCAGCGTCGACTCGGTCGTGTTTGCCGAACCCAGCCTCCGCCTGCTCGTGGACGCCCTCGGGCACGAGAACATCATGCTCGGCACCGACTTCCCCTACCCGCTCGGGGAGTCGCCGGCCGGTAGCCTGATCCGTTCCGCGTCGTTCCTCAGCCAGAACCAGCGCGAGGCAATGCTCGGCGGCAACGCCCTGCGCTTCCTTGGCTTGGTCCCCCAAGCCCTCCCGAGCTCACGGCAGAAGGTAGCGCTGTGA
- a CDS encoding RidA family protein, translated as MADARVIDHLAKPRGRFPHVKRAGDLVYISGTSSRRPDNSFVGASADDLGVTSLDIKAQTAAVIENIRSILSDVGADLEDLVQVTAYLVNMNDFAGYNEVYAEYFDEAGPTRTTVAVHQLPHPHLLIEIQAVAYAPVPTN; from the coding sequence ATGGCTGACGCCCGGGTCATCGACCACCTCGCCAAACCTCGGGGGAGGTTCCCCCACGTGAAGCGTGCAGGGGACTTGGTCTACATTTCCGGGACGAGCAGCCGGCGGCCCGACAACAGCTTCGTCGGGGCCTCAGCCGACGACCTCGGGGTCACCTCCCTGGACATCAAGGCTCAGACAGCGGCCGTCATCGAGAACATCCGCTCGATCTTGAGCGATGTCGGAGCCGATCTGGAAGACCTCGTCCAAGTCACCGCATACCTCGTGAACATGAACGACTTCGCCGGCTACAACGAGGTCTACGCAGAGTACTTCGACGAGGCCGGCCCGACCCGCACCACCGTGGCGGTCCACCAGCTTCCCCACCCGCACCTGCTCATCGAGATCCAAGCCGTCGCGTACGCGCCGGTCCCCACCAACTGA